In the genome of Indicator indicator isolate 239-I01 chromosome 8, UM_Iind_1.1, whole genome shotgun sequence, one region contains:
- the GASK1B gene encoding Golgi-associated kinase 1B isoform X1, with protein MLFSLCGFTREMTTFDQPSKIKNLFVCCLCPSRVLRIWTCRRPRTRRNLLVGTVCVIYLGFLISQVGHVLPQHRGRHQKISSRSLQDAAQTPFLGIPLDGTLSPPNFQEPQLGNNGTLLPPNVVYITLRSKRSKPANIRGTVKPKRRKKHATPLSYRQHFPKATFTGWEESFAQQAGRATHAVGTREAAIALEVRKQQLDEHRQNGMAIRERGHWRPEGIPIKVQPLPEESNIRIYSESSPSWLSRDDIQNMRMLADSQIESIQEVPSHKAVLVVFARGPSTRGTACNQRHCGIIKRPLDMSEVFAFHLDRILGLNRSLPSVSRRLEFFQDGQACPVILWDSSLSPTDNNTHSSVRLTWGQYQQLLKQKCWQNGKVPKAEWGCTEVHHHEWSKMALFDFLLQIYNRLDRNCCGFKPLKEDSCMQQGLKLRCSDQDAVELTHIVQRRHDRRHLAFIDNKGFFDRNEDNLDFKILQGINEFPESAISVLRSQHLREKLLQSLFLDKIYWESQGGRKGIEKLIDVIERRSKILLTYINAHGAKVLPMNE; from the exons ATGCTGTTTTCATTATGTGGATTCACTAGAGAAATGACTACCTTTGATCAgccaagtaaaataaaaaacttgtttgtttgctgcctGTGCCCCTCACGGGTGCTGAGGATTTGGACTTGCAGGCGGccaaggacaaggaggaatCTGCTAGTGGgcactgtgtgtgtgatctACCTGGGATTCCTCATCAGTCAAGTGGGTCATGTTTtaccccagcacagaggaagacACCAAAAGATAAGTTCCAGAAGTCTCCAAGATGCAGCCCAAACTCCTTTTCTGGGCATCCCACTGGATGGCACCCTGTCACCACCCAATTTCCAGGAACCCCAGCTTGGTAACAATGGGACCTTGCTGCCACCCAATGTAGTTTATATCACCCTGCGATCCAAGCGCAGCAAGCCTGCCAATATCAGAGGTACAGTGAAGCCAAAGCGCAGGAAGAAACATGCAACCCCTTTGTCTTACAGGCAGCACTTTCCAAAAGCCACTTTTACAGGCTGGGAAGAGTCCTTTGCCCAACAGGCTGGGCGGGCCACACATGCTGTGGGCACAAGGGAAGCAGCAATAGCTCTGGAggtgagaaagcagcagctggatgaacACAGACAAAATGGAATGGCAATCAGGGAGAGGGGACACTGGAGACCTGAGGGGATTCCTATAAAGGTGCAGCCTCTACCTGAGGAGAGCAATATCAGGATTTACAGTGAGAGCTCTCCCTCATGGCTGAGCAGAGATGACATCCAAAACATGCGCATGCTGGCAGATTCTCAGATAGAGAGCATCCAAGAAGTACCTTCTCACAAAGCAGTCCTGGTAGTATTTGCCAGAGGTCCCAGCACCAGAGGAACTGCTTGTAATCAGAGACACTGTGGCATCATCAAAAGACCCCTCGACATGAGTGAAGTGTTTGCCTTTCATTTGGATAGGATCTTGGGGCTAAACAGGAGCTTACCTTCTGTAAGCAGGAGATTGGAGTTCTTCCAAG atgGTCAAGCCTGTCCTGTTATTCTCTGGGATTCCTCACTGAGTCCAACAGATAATAACACCCACTCTTCAGTGAGATTAACCTGGGGGCAGTATCAGCAGCTATTGAAGCAGAAGTGCTGGCAGAATGGTAAAGTTCCCAAAGCTGAGTGGGGCTGTACTGAGGTCCATCATCATGAGTGGTCCAAGATGGCACTCtttgattttcttctgcag ATCTACAATCGGCTAGACAGAAACTGCTGTGGATTCAAACCTCTCAAGGAAGATTCCTGCATGCAGCAAGGACTGAAGCTGAGATGTAGTGATCAGGATGCTGTTGAACTGACACACATAGTTCAGAGAAGGCATGACCGAAGGCACTTAGCCTTTATAGACAATAAGGGTTTCTTTGACAGAAACGAAGACAATCTTGACTTCAAAATACTGCAAGGAATCAATGA ATTCCCTGAGTCTGCAATTTCGGTGCTGAGAAGCCAGCATTTACGTGAGAAGTTGCTTCAGTCTTTGTTCCTCGACAAAATATACTGGGAGAGCCAAGGAGGCAGAAAAGGAATTGAAAAACTTATTGATGTAATAGAGAGGAGATCAAAAATTCTTCTCACTTATATAAATGCACATGGAGCCAAAGTGTTGCCCATGAATGAGTGA
- the GASK1B gene encoding Golgi-associated kinase 1B isoform X2 — protein sequence MTTFDQPSKIKNLFVCCLCPSRVLRIWTCRRPRTRRNLLVGTVCVIYLGFLISQVGHVLPQHRGRHQKISSRSLQDAAQTPFLGIPLDGTLSPPNFQEPQLGNNGTLLPPNVVYITLRSKRSKPANIRGTVKPKRRKKHATPLSYRQHFPKATFTGWEESFAQQAGRATHAQLDEHRQNGMAIRERGHWRPEGIPIKVQPLPEESNIRIYSESSPSWLSRDDIQNMRMLADSQIESIQEVPSHKAVLVVFARGPSTRGTACNQRHCGIIKRPLDMSEVFAFHLDRILGLNRSLPSVSRRLEFFQDGQACPVILWDSSLSPTDNNTHSSVRLTWGQYQQLLKQKCWQNGKVPKAEWGCTEVHHHEWSKMALFDFLLQIYNRLDRNCCGFKPLKEDSCMQQGLKLRCSDQDAVELTHIVQRRHDRRHLAFIDNKGFFDRNEDNLDFKILQGINEFPESAISVLRSQHLREKLLQSLFLDKIYWESQGGRKGIEKLIDVIERRSKILLTYINAHGAKVLPMNE from the exons ATGACTACCTTTGATCAgccaagtaaaataaaaaacttgtttgtttgctgcctGTGCCCCTCACGGGTGCTGAGGATTTGGACTTGCAGGCGGccaaggacaaggaggaatCTGCTAGTGGgcactgtgtgtgtgatctACCTGGGATTCCTCATCAGTCAAGTGGGTCATGTTTtaccccagcacagaggaagacACCAAAAGATAAGTTCCAGAAGTCTCCAAGATGCAGCCCAAACTCCTTTTCTGGGCATCCCACTGGATGGCACCCTGTCACCACCCAATTTCCAGGAACCCCAGCTTGGTAACAATGGGACCTTGCTGCCACCCAATGTAGTTTATATCACCCTGCGATCCAAGCGCAGCAAGCCTGCCAATATCAGAGGTACAGTGAAGCCAAAGCGCAGGAAGAAACATGCAACCCCTTTGTCTTACAGGCAGCACTTTCCAAAAGCCACTTTTACAGGCTGGGAAGAGTCCTTTGCCCAACAGGCTGGGCGGGCCACACATGCT cagctggatgaacACAGACAAAATGGAATGGCAATCAGGGAGAGGGGACACTGGAGACCTGAGGGGATTCCTATAAAGGTGCAGCCTCTACCTGAGGAGAGCAATATCAGGATTTACAGTGAGAGCTCTCCCTCATGGCTGAGCAGAGATGACATCCAAAACATGCGCATGCTGGCAGATTCTCAGATAGAGAGCATCCAAGAAGTACCTTCTCACAAAGCAGTCCTGGTAGTATTTGCCAGAGGTCCCAGCACCAGAGGAACTGCTTGTAATCAGAGACACTGTGGCATCATCAAAAGACCCCTCGACATGAGTGAAGTGTTTGCCTTTCATTTGGATAGGATCTTGGGGCTAAACAGGAGCTTACCTTCTGTAAGCAGGAGATTGGAGTTCTTCCAAG atgGTCAAGCCTGTCCTGTTATTCTCTGGGATTCCTCACTGAGTCCAACAGATAATAACACCCACTCTTCAGTGAGATTAACCTGGGGGCAGTATCAGCAGCTATTGAAGCAGAAGTGCTGGCAGAATGGTAAAGTTCCCAAAGCTGAGTGGGGCTGTACTGAGGTCCATCATCATGAGTGGTCCAAGATGGCACTCtttgattttcttctgcag ATCTACAATCGGCTAGACAGAAACTGCTGTGGATTCAAACCTCTCAAGGAAGATTCCTGCATGCAGCAAGGACTGAAGCTGAGATGTAGTGATCAGGATGCTGTTGAACTGACACACATAGTTCAGAGAAGGCATGACCGAAGGCACTTAGCCTTTATAGACAATAAGGGTTTCTTTGACAGAAACGAAGACAATCTTGACTTCAAAATACTGCAAGGAATCAATGA ATTCCCTGAGTCTGCAATTTCGGTGCTGAGAAGCCAGCATTTACGTGAGAAGTTGCTTCAGTCTTTGTTCCTCGACAAAATATACTGGGAGAGCCAAGGAGGCAGAAAAGGAATTGAAAAACTTATTGATGTAATAGAGAGGAGATCAAAAATTCTTCTCACTTATATAAATGCACATGGAGCCAAAGTGTTGCCCATGAATGAGTGA